A genomic region of Anas acuta chromosome 1, bAnaAcu1.1, whole genome shotgun sequence contains the following coding sequences:
- the METTL21C gene encoding protein-lysine methyltransferase METTL21C, with product MISAQQLPFPNKIQRVMEEEACEEQYDSENCTCSSTSTESNSDSPVILKILQNWVPRVSPYFDKEHYTYVGRQIVIQESIEHFGAVVWPGALALSQYLESNQERFNLKDKQVLEIGAGTGLVSIVACILGAYVTATDLPEVLENLSFNISSNIQNMNIHKPEVRKLVWGESLSEDFPSSAYHYDFLLASDVVYHHTALDPLLETMVYFCQPGTVLLWANKFRFSTDYEFLEKLSSIFDTTILAEFPESNVKLIKATVREN from the exons ATGATCTCTGCGCAGCAGCTACCGTTcccaaacaaaatacaaagagtAATGGAGGAAGAAGCCTGTGAAGAGCAGTATGACTCTGAAAACTGCACTTGCAGCTCCACATCAACAGAATCCAACTCAG ATTCACCAGTAATTCTTAAAATACTGCAGAACTGGGTTCCTAGAGTTTCCCCCTACTTTGACAAAGAGCACTATACTTATGTAGGCCGCCAGATCGTCATCCAGGAATCCATAGAGCACTTTGGAGCAGTGGTATGGCCTGGG GCACTGGCTTTATCTCAATATCTGGAATCAAATCAAGAACGATTCAACCTCAAAGACAAGCAAGTTCTGGAAATTGGCGCTGGAACAGGCTTAGTTTCCATTGTGGCCTGCATCTTAG gaGCTTATGTCACAGCAACTGATTTGCCTGAAGTTCTTGAAAATCTCTCATTTAATATTTCAAGTAATATACAAAATATGAATATCCACAAACCCGAAGTGCGAAAACTGGTATGGGGAGAAAGCCTCAGTGAAGACTTCCCTTCATCAGCTTACCATTATGATTTCCTACTGGCAAGTGATGTTGTATACCACCATACAGCTTTGGATCCCCTGCTAGAAACAATGGTGTATTTTTGTCAGCCAGGGACAGTATTACTATGGGCAAATAAATTCAGATTCAGTACAGACTATGAATTTTTGGAAAAACTTAGCAGTATATTTGATACAACCATCCTAGCAGAATTTCCAGAATCAAATGTCAAGCTGATTAAAGCCACAGTAAGAGagaattga